Part of the Niallia alba genome is shown below.
TTTATGAACATTTTTAGAAAACAGCTTTGTTTAAAAATTGTAAATCTACTAAACGTTTCATAAAAAAGGTTGTTTAGAGAATAAATACCAATTATCATATTAGAAGGAGGGGAAAATAAATGGTTACAACAATACAAATAGAAGAAAATGAAAAGCATCCACAATATGCTGGATTTTGGATTCGTTTCGGGGCATGGGCAATCGATAGTATCATTCTCGGTATACCTTTACTAATTCTTTCGAATGTTATCTTTGCTCTGTTTGTGAATTCAATGGAAGTTCCTGAGGAATTATTGATTGATCCAACGAGTATAGATACGTTATCTGATGCTGAAATTTTATCAATCGCTGGTCCTATGATGCTTGCTTTCTTTGGAACGATGATCGTATGTATGATATTTAGTCTTTTTTACTATACTCTGTTTCATGCATCTAAATGGCAAGCTACAATTGGAAAAAAACTATTAGGCTTAAAGGTAACGGATAAAAATGGAAAGAGACTTTCTTTCTGGAGAAGCTTAGGGAGATACTTAGTTTCTAGTCTATTATCAAGTATTTTGTTAATTGGTTTCATACTTGCAGCATTTACAGAGAAAAAACAAGCATTACATGATTTAATAGTAGGTTCAGTTGTAATCAAAAAATAATTCCGATCACATCTGTTAAAAAATCCATCATGGAAGTGGTGATCACAAACATGATGGATAACCAAAAGGTTCTGAAGCAGACAAACGAGAGGGTGTTATTGCGTTTTAACATACCCGATATTGGAGAGGAGAGCTTAACGGATGGAACCGATAACCAATAAAGTTAAACTAGAAAAAAAGGGATTGGCATTATATTTTTCTTTGCCAATACTTTCGTGGGCACTCTATGATGCTGCTAATACTATTTTTTCGTCTAATATTAATACAATCTTTTTCCCCTTATATTTGCAAGAAATCGTAGGTTCAGATGAAGTACAGAAACAAATAGCCTCAACTTTTATTTCCTATGCCAATGCACTAGCAAGTTTTCTATTAGTCATTTTTACGCCTTTATTTGGTGTAATGATGGACAGAACTGGAAAAAAGAAAAAGTATATTGTAATTTTAACATTACTAACTGTAATAGGTACGATTGCAATGGGGATTTTTTCGTTTATTCCATTTACACAAATGATGTTTGGAATCCCAATGTCTTTAATACTTGTCATTCTTTTTTTTGTACTATCT
Proteins encoded:
- a CDS encoding RDD family protein, translated to MVTTIQIEENEKHPQYAGFWIRFGAWAIDSIILGIPLLILSNVIFALFVNSMEVPEELLIDPTSIDTLSDAEILSIAGPMMLAFFGTMIVCMIFSLFYYTLFHASKWQATIGKKLLGLKVTDKNGKRLSFWRSLGRYLVSSLLSSILLIGFILAAFTEKKQALHDLIVGSVVIKK